The genome window GAGCACGGTCGCAAAGAGCGTGATGAGCGTTGCCGGGTCGGTCGTCATGAAGGCGGGCGCCACAATCGAAATCATGACGCAGCCCGGCGCCGCGTCAAGGACCCGCTGCATGGCGGGCGAGACCGGGCGGTTTCTCAGAATGAGCCAGCCGATGAGACGCGTCGAATAGGTGGCGCAGAGCATCCCGATGATGACGATGAATTC of Sutterella faecalis contains these proteins:
- a CDS encoding AzlD family protein, whose amino-acid sequence is MNEIFALPSLKEFIVIIGMLCATYSTRLIGWLILRNRPVSPAMQRVLDAAPGCVMISIVAPAFMTTDPATLITLFATVLVAFRAGLAVTILFGVAFNALLQTFL